One Mycolicibacter sp. MU0083 DNA window includes the following coding sequences:
- a CDS encoding LysR substrate-binding domain-containing protein has protein sequence MRHFVVVAEELHFSRAATRLYLTQQALSREIKELETWVGAKLLDRTTRKVTLTEAGQIFLSGAYAVLGALDGAVADTMRAVRGLSGTLRLGYIPGAALELTGLIVDEFRNRFPEVDVIMREFPVGDPSAGLDSGASDVALLRLPVSTPDIETEQLFVDPVVVMVSATHRHAERRSVSVMDLIDDPITSADTDDAAHREFWCLESVRSGTTPARRVLINSITEEAQVVAAGMAVAVSSSAVMQYLPAPGVRCVPIDDWPGSVAAVGWPRHETAPLVAQFVEVACTVRDREVETVRQIEDRLIRR, from the coding sequence CTGCGCCACTTCGTCGTCGTCGCCGAGGAATTGCACTTCAGCCGCGCAGCCACCCGCCTCTACCTGACGCAGCAGGCCCTCAGCCGCGAGATCAAGGAACTCGAGACCTGGGTGGGCGCCAAACTGCTGGATCGCACCACCCGGAAAGTGACGCTGACCGAGGCCGGCCAGATCTTCCTGTCCGGCGCGTATGCCGTCCTGGGCGCCCTGGACGGCGCGGTCGCCGACACCATGCGGGCGGTGCGCGGGTTGTCGGGCACGCTGCGACTGGGCTACATCCCCGGTGCCGCACTGGAGTTGACGGGGCTGATCGTCGACGAGTTCCGCAACCGGTTCCCCGAGGTCGACGTCATCATGCGGGAGTTCCCGGTCGGTGACCCGTCGGCGGGCCTGGACTCCGGGGCCAGTGATGTGGCGCTGCTGCGGTTGCCGGTGAGCACCCCCGACATCGAGACCGAGCAACTGTTCGTCGATCCGGTCGTGGTGATGGTGTCGGCCACCCATCGTCACGCCGAGCGCCGGTCGGTTTCGGTGATGGACCTGATCGACGACCCGATCACGAGTGCCGATACCGACGATGCGGCGCACCGGGAGTTCTGGTGCCTGGAGTCGGTGCGCAGCGGGACGACCCCGGCCCGGCGCGTGCTGATCAATTCGATCACCGAGGAGGCTCAGGTGGTCGCGGCCGGGATGGCGGTCGCGGTCTCGAGTTCCGCGGTGATGCAGTATCTGCCGGCGCCGGGTGTGCGCTGCGTGCCGATCGACGACTGGCCGGGGTCGGTGGCCGCGGTCGGCTGGCCGCGCCACGAGACCGCGCCTTTGGTGGCCCAATTCGTGGAGGTGGCGTGCACGGTTCGTGACCGGGAGGTCGAAACCGTGCGCCAGATCGAAGACCGGCTGATCCGCCGCTGA
- a CDS encoding oxidoreductase, giving the protein MSVWFITGASRGFGLQIARDLLDRGHRVVATARRAAAVTDALGENDNLLAVALDVTDDDQARQAVQATMERFGRIDVLINNAGRGLLGAVEEATDAEVRAVYETNVFGLLTVTRAIAPVLRAQRSGAIVNISSVGGFVSSPGWGVYASTKFAVEALSEALHAELRPLGVHVMVVEPGYFRTDFLDSSSLQIQQNVIEDYADGPAGQMRVTAGERNHDQPGDPVKAAAAIIDVIEADEPPVRLLLGNDTIAAVEAKIVGVQSELARWRAVSESTDFDDVG; this is encoded by the coding sequence ATGAGCGTTTGGTTCATCACCGGAGCTTCCCGCGGGTTCGGGCTGCAGATCGCTCGCGACCTGCTGGACCGCGGCCACCGGGTGGTCGCGACCGCGCGGCGCGCCGCGGCGGTCACCGACGCCCTCGGCGAGAACGACAACCTGCTCGCCGTCGCGCTCGACGTCACCGACGATGACCAGGCCCGCCAGGCGGTCCAGGCGACGATGGAACGGTTCGGCCGTATCGATGTGCTGATCAACAATGCCGGCCGCGGTCTGCTCGGAGCGGTAGAGGAGGCCACCGACGCCGAGGTCCGGGCCGTCTATGAGACCAATGTCTTCGGCCTGTTGACCGTCACGCGTGCCATCGCTCCGGTACTGCGGGCGCAGCGATCCGGCGCGATCGTCAACATCTCCTCGGTGGGAGGATTCGTCAGCTCGCCGGGATGGGGCGTTTACGCATCCACCAAGTTCGCCGTCGAGGCGCTTTCCGAGGCGCTTCACGCCGAACTGCGCCCACTGGGTGTCCACGTGATGGTGGTGGAGCCCGGCTACTTTCGCACCGACTTCCTCGACTCGTCGAGCCTGCAGATCCAGCAGAACGTCATCGAGGATTACGCCGACGGCCCCGCGGGCCAGATGCGCGTGACCGCAGGCGAACGTAACCACGACCAGCCCGGCGACCCGGTCAAGGCGGCGGCGGCGATCATCGACGTCATCGAGGCGGACGAGCCCCCGGTACGCCTGCTCCTGGGCAACGACACCATCGCGGCGGTGGAGGCCAAGATCGTCGGGGTGCAGTCCGAGTTGGCCCGGTGGCGCGCGGTGTCCGAATCGACCGACTTCGACGACGTGGGATGA